A single region of the Thermodesulfatator indicus DSM 15286 genome encodes:
- the tatC gene encoding twin-arginine translocase subunit TatC yields the protein MSAELTHDRELPLTEHLAELRDRIIKSLLAVVVGAVICYCQIDRLLNFLLAPLWPILQEEHQKVIFKAYQEAFFSYLKLSLISGAMLMSPFIIFQIWRFVAPGLYEHERRFALPMVLFSCTAFLGGAAFAYFLVFPKAFAFLAHFAGPELTLVPTLQEYLSFTIRLMLIFGVAFQVPVALTIASRLGIVSAAQLKSFRRYAILLAFVLAAILTPTPDVVNQLFLAIPLILLYEFSILLVTLVGR from the coding sequence TTGAGTGCTGAGCTAACCCATGACCGCGAGCTTCCTTTAACTGAACACTTAGCTGAGCTGAGAGACAGAATTATCAAGAGTCTCTTAGCCGTGGTGGTAGGGGCGGTTATCTGCTACTGTCAGATAGACCGCCTGCTCAATTTTCTTTTGGCTCCTTTGTGGCCAATTCTTCAAGAAGAACATCAGAAGGTAATTTTTAAGGCCTATCAAGAGGCCTTTTTTAGTTATCTTAAGCTTTCTTTGATAAGCGGAGCCATGCTCATGAGCCCTTTTATTATCTTTCAGATCTGGCGTTTTGTGGCTCCAGGGCTTTACGAACATGAGCGCCGCTTTGCTTTGCCTATGGTCCTTTTTTCGTGTACAGCCTTTCTGGGTGGAGCGGCTTTTGCTTATTTTTTAGTTTTTCCAAAGGCCTTTGCTTTTTTGGCCCATTTTGCCGGGCCAGAACTTACCCTCGTACCCACCCTTCAGGAATATTTGAGTTTTACCATACGGCTCATGTTAATTTTTGGAGTAGCCTTTCAAGTGCCAGTGGCCTTAACCATAGCTTCGCGCTTGGGAATTGTCTCAGCGGCTCAATTAAAGAGTTTCAGGCGTTATGCTATTTTGCTGGCTTTTGTGCTGGCGGCTATTCTTACACCAACTCCCGATGTAGTTAATCAGCTTTTTTTGGCAATTCCTTTGATACTCCTTTACGAGTTCAGTATTCTTCTGGTAACTTTAGTGGGAAGATAA
- a CDS encoding transketolase yields the protein MFKIDLSKERLSQEEIKTLEEMWRRCARRIILSTTLAGCGHPGGSLSSLHMLILLYALIEHDPKNPRFPERDRVVISHGHISPGVYSVLCEYGYFPEEPFLMEFRRAGSAFGGHVEQSVPGVEWNTGNLGQGLSAACGMARALKLKEIPRRVFCVMGDGEQQKGQVIEARRFAVKFGLNNLCALIDYNRLQIGGRIYRVMPQDIAHEIKATFWNVIEANGHDFNDLYQALRRFVTGEVLCPEKPTAILAQTTMGKGISFMEDDEKWHGMALPPDLAKKALEELGFDPSEVDVLLEKRKSYEISFPVFPHEPEPVEVEVGEPILYGPEVKTDCRSAYGKALASLAELNNKKGEPPKVLGVSCDLEGSVKMTAFRKISPLAFHEVGIQEHHAATVAGVLSKEGFLTFFSTFGVFAVDETINQHRLNVLNETALKIVATHCGLDVGEDGPTHQCVDYLGLLLNLIGLEIYFPADPNQTDRIIRYVAKSKGNVFVGMGRSKLPVILNEAGEPFFGKDYVFTPGKADLLREGEEGTIIAFGSVMPQVLSAWEKLKSEGVSVSVLNMASLRPLDEKAILNAAEQGPIMVVEDHVVETGLGSLVAKTLAKHGQSAKLCLKGVTRYGTSGKPADLYREQGLDADSIVKDMKELLA from the coding sequence ATGTTCAAAATAGATCTTTCAAAGGAAAGGCTTTCTCAGGAAGAAATTAAAACGCTGGAAGAAATGTGGCGCCGTTGTGCGCGGCGTATTATTCTCTCCACTACCCTTGCTGGCTGCGGCCATCCGGGTGGTTCTCTTTCCTCGCTTCACATGCTTATTTTGCTCTACGCCCTTATTGAGCATGACCCTAAAAACCCGCGGTTCCCCGAAAGGGATCGAGTGGTCATAAGCCACGGGCACATAAGTCCGGGGGTTTATAGCGTGCTCTGTGAGTACGGCTATTTCCCTGAAGAGCCTTTTCTTATGGAGTTCAGGCGGGCTGGTTCAGCTTTTGGGGGCCATGTTGAGCAGTCTGTCCCCGGGGTGGAATGGAATACCGGAAACCTCGGCCAGGGGCTTTCGGCGGCCTGCGGTATGGCGCGGGCCTTAAAGCTCAAAGAGATTCCGCGTCGGGTTTTCTGCGTAATGGGCGATGGTGAGCAGCAAAAAGGCCAGGTCATTGAGGCCAGGCGCTTTGCGGTAAAGTTTGGCTTGAATAATCTTTGTGCCTTGATTGATTATAACCGCTTGCAAATTGGTGGCCGCATTTATCGGGTCATGCCCCAGGACATTGCCCATGAGATAAAAGCCACTTTCTGGAACGTAATAGAGGCCAATGGCCATGATTTTAATGATCTTTACCAGGCGCTTCGCCGTTTTGTTACCGGAGAGGTCCTTTGTCCGGAAAAACCAACAGCCATCCTGGCCCAAACCACCATGGGTAAAGGCATATCTTTTATGGAAGACGATGAAAAATGGCACGGTATGGCCCTTCCTCCAGACTTAGCTAAAAAGGCCCTTGAGGAACTAGGTTTTGATCCTTCAGAAGTTGACGTGCTCCTTGAAAAAAGAAAAAGCTATGAAATCTCTTTTCCGGTGTTCCCTCATGAGCCAGAGCCAGTGGAAGTAGAGGTAGGTGAGCCTATTCTTTACGGGCCAGAGGTTAAAACTGATTGCCGTTCAGCTTACGGCAAAGCCCTTGCCTCTCTGGCTGAGCTTAATAATAAAAAAGGAGAGCCTCCAAAGGTCTTAGGTGTTTCATGTGACCTTGAAGGCTCGGTCAAGATGACAGCCTTTCGCAAGATAAGCCCTTTGGCCTTTCATGAAGTAGGTATCCAGGAACATCACGCGGCTACAGTGGCTGGAGTCCTTTCTAAAGAAGGATTTCTCACCTTTTTTTCCACTTTTGGTGTTTTTGCCGTGGACGAAACTATTAATCAGCACAGGCTAAATGTTCTTAACGAGACTGCGCTTAAAATTGTGGCCACCCACTGCGGTCTTGATGTAGGTGAAGACGGGCCTACGCACCAATGTGTAGATTATCTCGGGCTTTTGCTGAATCTTATTGGCCTTGAGATATACTTTCCAGCTGACCCGAACCAGACTGACCGCATTATCCGTTATGTAGCCAAAAGTAAAGGCAATGTCTTTGTGGGTATGGGGCGCTCCAAGCTTCCAGTGATTCTCAATGAAGCGGGTGAACCATTTTTCGGGAAAGACTATGTTTTTACACCGGGGAAGGCTGATCTCTTACGGGAGGGTGAAGAAGGCACCATTATTGCCTTTGGTTCGGTGATGCCTCAGGTTCTTTCGGCCTGGGAAAAACTAAAAAGTGAAGGTGTTTCAGTTTCGGTGCTTAACATGGCCAGTTTAAGACCTCTTGATGAAAAAGCCATTCTTAACGCTGCTGAGCAAGGGCCCATCATGGTAGTGGAAGACCACGTGGTTGAGACGGGGTTAGGCTCTCTAGTGGCTAAGACGCTGGCTAAGCATGGCCAATCCGCTAAGTTGTGCCTCAAAGGTGTCACCCGTTACGGAACTTCTGGCAAACCTGCTGATCTTTATCGGGAACAGGGGCTTGATGCTGATTCCATCGTAAAAGATATGAAGGAGCTTTTAGCTTGA
- a CDS encoding two-component system sensor histidine kinase NtrB produces MVFLEAPSSKIFEYLRLILLFLGSLAALFSFVGFIHLLPSSAVLVFLGFWANTAFFYASARTLSFKKRLWTSLLIDLLLITSLIWVTDGRESPFLFLYPLLIFVAAFHLGRRGADIFTFLALCCFASIFWLIESPPLNPQTILQFFVPLGAMGLSGLLALRYVEELQRTKEKIKETHEALFKAEELHRHILSSLSSGLIVTDLEKRIVTANKAAENIIGQKELIGAKLDEIFPELKFQQENPRSELIFEKDGQKIYIGYTFFPLHDEKKEVFGYGLIFQDITPIKESEERLRRAEHLAALGTMASGLAHEIKNPLASICGAVQFLKEEDLIKPEGKRLFDIIFRETQRLDKLVSDFLLFAKPGSGEAKEINLLRLIDEIQEELVLKFGPNIDWELSVPGNVFLKVEPGRFKQVLLNLCANAIEAYNGKKPFVKIACFKKEDKFFIEVADQAGGIPEEVKGRIFEPFFTTKEQGTGLGLAVVFSLVKGLGGQISLYSDSKGTRFLLSFPKELLKDRLI; encoded by the coding sequence ATGGTCTTTCTTGAAGCTCCTTCCTCTAAAATTTTTGAATATTTGCGTTTAATTCTTCTTTTTCTGGGGAGCTTAGCTGCTCTTTTTTCTTTTGTAGGGTTTATACACCTTTTGCCTTCGTCAGCAGTTTTGGTTTTTCTGGGTTTTTGGGCAAATACGGCTTTTTTTTACGCCTCAGCAAGAACCCTTTCTTTTAAAAAGAGATTATGGACTTCTCTTTTAATAGATCTTTTGCTTATTACTTCTCTGATATGGGTTACTGATGGACGAGAGAGCCCTTTCCTTTTTCTTTATCCCCTGCTGATTTTTGTAGCTGCTTTTCATTTAGGGCGTAGAGGGGCGGATATATTTACTTTTTTGGCCCTTTGTTGTTTTGCCTCTATTTTTTGGCTTATTGAAAGCCCGCCGTTAAATCCTCAAACTATCCTGCAATTTTTTGTTCCTCTTGGAGCGATGGGCCTTTCAGGCCTTTTAGCCTTGCGCTATGTAGAAGAACTTCAACGTACTAAAGAAAAAATAAAAGAAACCCACGAGGCCCTTTTTAAGGCAGAGGAGCTACATCGCCATATACTTTCGTCCTTATCTTCGGGATTAATTGTAACTGATCTTGAAAAGCGCATTGTTACAGCCAATAAAGCGGCGGAAAACATAATTGGCCAAAAAGAACTGATCGGGGCTAAATTAGATGAAATTTTCCCTGAGCTTAAGTTTCAACAAGAAAACCCTCGTTCTGAGCTTATTTTTGAGAAAGACGGCCAAAAAATATACATAGGTTATACTTTTTTCCCTTTACACGATGAAAAGAAGGAAGTTTTTGGCTATGGGCTTATCTTTCAGGATATTACGCCTATAAAAGAGAGCGAAGAACGTCTCAGGAGAGCGGAACATTTGGCAGCCTTGGGAACGATGGCTTCAGGCCTTGCTCACGAAATAAAAAATCCACTGGCTTCTATCTGTGGAGCCGTTCAGTTTTTAAAAGAAGAGGATCTTATTAAACCAGAAGGTAAAAGGCTCTTTGACATTATTTTCCGCGAAACCCAAAGGTTAGACAAACTCGTTTCAGATTTTTTGTTATTTGCCAAACCCGGCTCTGGAGAAGCCAAAGAAATAAATCTTTTAAGACTGATTGACGAAATTCAAGAAGAGTTGGTTTTAAAATTTGGCCCAAATATTGATTGGGAGCTTTCCGTTCCTGGAAATGTCTTTCTCAAAGTAGAACCGGGTCGGTTCAAGCAGGTATTACTTAATCTTTGTGCCAACGCTATTGAGGCTTATAATGGGAAAAAGCCTTTTGTAAAAATTGCTTGCTTTAAAAAAGAAGACAAATTTTTTATAGAAGTGGCCGACCAAGCTGGTGGTATCCCTGAGGAAGTGAAAGGGCGTATCTTTGAGCCATTTTTTACTACCAAAGAGCAGGGTACAGGTCTGGGACTGGCGGTTGTCTTTAGCCTGGTAAAAGGCTTAGGTGGCCAAATTTCCCTCTATTCAGATTCCAAAGGAACAAGATTTTTACTTTCTTTTCCCAAAGAGCTTCTCAAAGACCGCCTTATCTAA
- a CDS encoding sigma-54-dependent transcriptional regulator, giving the protein MSTPTILIVDDDKSLQEFLELFLAKEGYRVAVAGDGEEALSYLSKNPADLILADIRMPRLDGISFLKALRERALRIPVIMITAYASLDTAVTAKQEGAFDYVPKPFKLDQLRDLIKKALAQERVSIEATVSETSFMGIIGKSPAMRRVFEVLPRIANAPSNVLITGESGTGKELIARAIHQLSPRRDRPFVVVNCGGIPPNLLESELFGYKAGAFTGASRDKEGLFLKAHKGTIFLDEIGELPLEMQVKLLRVVQEKAVMPLGSAKEIKVDVRIISATNRDLEKEVLAGNFREDLFYRLNVISLELPPLRERKEDIPLLVDYFLKKYAEKMGKKIEGISDFALKALMEYDFPGNVRELENIIERSVALESGPLILPESLVLSRKNRENSNGAFEIELPEEGLDLEDLLARIEVSLLKQALARTGGNKTEAAKLLGLNFRSLRYRLAKYGLS; this is encoded by the coding sequence ATGTCTACGCCTACTATCCTTATTGTTGACGACGACAAAAGTTTACAAGAATTTTTAGAGCTTTTTCTGGCCAAGGAGGGCTACCGAGTAGCTGTTGCTGGAGACGGCGAAGAGGCCCTTTCTTATTTATCTAAAAACCCGGCGGACTTGATATTGGCTGACATTCGCATGCCCCGCCTTGATGGGATTTCTTTTCTGAAAGCCTTGCGCGAAAGAGCTTTACGTATTCCGGTGATAATGATTACGGCTTACGCCTCTCTTGATACCGCGGTAACCGCCAAACAAGAGGGGGCTTTTGATTATGTGCCCAAGCCTTTTAAACTTGATCAGTTGCGCGATTTAATAAAAAAGGCGCTAGCTCAAGAAAGGGTTTCCATTGAGGCCACGGTCAGTGAAACTTCTTTCATGGGCATAATAGGGAAAAGCCCGGCCATGAGGCGGGTTTTTGAGGTTTTGCCGCGTATTGCCAACGCGCCTTCAAATGTGCTTATTACCGGTGAATCGGGTACTGGTAAGGAGCTTATAGCCAGGGCTATTCATCAGCTTTCACCCCGTCGTGATAGGCCTTTTGTGGTAGTGAACTGTGGTGGTATCCCACCAAATCTCCTGGAGAGCGAGCTTTTTGGCTATAAAGCCGGGGCCTTTACCGGGGCCTCGCGGGACAAAGAAGGCCTTTTTCTCAAGGCCCACAAAGGCACTATCTTTCTTGACGAAATAGGCGAACTCCCCCTTGAGATGCAGGTTAAACTCTTGAGGGTTGTTCAAGAAAAGGCCGTTATGCCTCTTGGTTCGGCTAAGGAAATAAAAGTTGACGTGAGAATAATTTCAGCTACTAACCGAGACCTTGAAAAGGAAGTTCTGGCAGGCAATTTCAGGGAAGACCTCTTTTATCGCTTAAATGTAATTTCCCTCGAGTTGCCTCCGCTAAGAGAGCGCAAAGAAGATATTCCCCTTTTAGTGGATTATTTTCTCAAAAAATATGCCGAAAAAATGGGTAAAAAGATTGAAGGTATTTCTGATTTTGCCCTTAAGGCCCTCATGGAATATGACTTTCCAGGAAATGTGCGTGAGCTTGAAAACATAATAGAACGTTCGGTAGCCCTTGAATCAGGTCCTCTTATTTTACCGGAAAGTCTTGTCCTTTCGCGGAAAAATAGAGAAAATTCAAATGGAGCCTTTGAAATAGAACTCCCTGAAGAGGGCCTTGATTTAGAAGATCTATTGGCCCGTATAGAAGTCTCTCTTCTTAAGCAGGCTCTCGCCCGCACAGGAGGAAACAAGACCGAAGCGGCCAAGCTTTTGGGCTTAAACTTCAGGTCTTTGCGTTATCGGTTGGCGAAATATGGTCTTTCTTGA